In Zingiber officinale cultivar Zhangliang chromosome 6A, Zo_v1.1, whole genome shotgun sequence, a single genomic region encodes these proteins:
- the LOC121997449 gene encoding E3 SUMO-protein ligase SIZ1-like, with protein MEGVNKIVLSRNDARVFCFGIRLVKRRTVQQVLNLVPKEANGEQFQEALARVRRCVGGGAEAENADSDSDIELVADSVTVNLRCPMTGSRIRVAGRFKPCAHMKGFDLEAFVELNRRSRKWQCPICLKNYALENIIIDPYFNRITSMLQNCGEDVTEIDVKPDGSWRVKGEVEYRDLSRWHLPDGTLSDNVDVQAKSDFGDLRHVKQKSPSSSRFTLNLGMKLDANGGPEDTRASSSRSPILRLDNNSQNIINMSSSATGSYREGEDQSVNQEFEGPFNLSLNNCHDFESFIFDGTYSMDDRPPAPLEEPDVICLSDSDEDNITLISPEPTNGVHPSEIDMVAFPTHPKASERYSENPCPETSGTSFLELFNNTDDFVMPMPMWPMQTCPPPASNFQLFGTEVLDVLADPQATVDCPPLNGFGLTPHDGEETSEVQEFSNCQASATMQESFVDDPLAFTDDDPSLQIFLPNQPVGVALQDGMINQTDLPNGMNSDDWISLRLAAGSGHGESAPLNGSISRQLEPPTETQMDVLSDAASLLLSINRSESNKPSPRTQRPDSSPGQQRAVRRRLYLSIDTDSD; from the exons ATGGAAGGAGTTAACAAAATTGTTTTATCAAGGAATGATGCTCGTGTTTTCTGCTTTGGAATCAGACTTGTCAAGAGGCGGACAGTTCAACAA GTTCTTAATCTGGTTCCAAAGGAAGCAAATGGTGAGCAATTTCAGGAAGCACTTGCTCGTGTTCGGCGCTGTGTTGGTGGTGGAGCTGAGGCTGAAAATGCAGACAGTGATAGTGATATAGAACTTGTAGCTGATTCTGTAACTGTGAATCTCCGTTGCCCA ATGACTGGTTCTCGGATTAGAGTAGCAGGAAGGTTCAAGCCTTGTGCTCATATGAAAGGTTTTGATCTAGAAGCTTTTGTAGAGCTTAACCGCAGATCTCGGAAG TGGCAATGCCCAATATGTCTAAAGAACTATGCACTCGAGAACATTATTATTGATCCATATTTTAATCGTATCACTTCTATG CTTCAAAATTGCGGAGAAGATGTAACTGAGATCGATGTAAAGCCTGATGGTTCTTGGCGTGTTAAGGGTGAAGTAGAATATCGAGATCTTTCCAGATGGCATTTGCCTGATGGTACCCTCTCAGATAATGTGGATGTACAAGCAAAGTCTGATTTTGGCGATCTAAGGCATGTGAAGCAGAAAAGTCCATCATCGAGCCGATTTACTCTGAATTTAGGGATGAAATTAGATGCAAATGGAGGACCTGAAGATACTAGGGCTTCGTCATCTCGGAGTCCTATTCTTAGGCTTGACAATAATAGTCAGAACATAATAAATATGAGTAGCAGTGCAACTGGAAGCTATAGAGAAGGGGAGGACCAAAGCGTAAATCAAGAATTTGAAGGGCCTTTTAATTTGTCACTGAACAATTGCCACGACTTTGAATCTTTTATTTTTGATGGAACATACAGTATGGATGATAGACCTCCAGCGCCATTAGAAGAACCAGATGTGATTTGCTTGAGTGATTCGGATGAAGATAACATCACATTAATTTCTCCTGAACCTACAAATGGAGTTCATCCATCTGAAATTGATATGGTTGCTTTTCCAACTCATCCCAAGGCTTCAGAAAGATACTCTGAGAACCCTTGTCCAGAGACAAGTGGAACGTCATTCCTTGAGTTGTTTAATAACACTGATGATTTTGTGATGCCCATGCCCATGTGGCCAATGCAAACTTGCCCTCCGCCGGCCTCAAATTTCCAACTTTTCGGAACAGAGGTCCTAGATGTCCTGGCTGATCCACAAGCTACTGTTGACTGTCCACCCCTCAATGGCTTTGGTTTGACACCACATGATGGCGAGGAAACTTCCGAAGtccaagagttttcaaattgtCAGGCCAGCGCTACAATGCAAGAAAGCTTTGTTGATGATCCCCTTGCATTTACAGATGATGACCCTTCTCTACAAATTTTTCTTCCTAACCAGCCAGTTGGTGTAGCCCTTCAAGATGGCATGATCAACCAAACTGACTTACCAAATGGGATGAACTCTGATGATTGGATATCTCTTAGACTTGCTGCTGGCAGTGGTCATGGTGAGTCTGCCCCTTTGAACGGATCCATTTCAAGGCAGCTGGAGCCACCCACGGAGACTCAGATGGATGTACTAAGTGATGCTG CCTCATTGCTACTAAGCATAAACCGCAGCGAAAGCAATAAACCATCACCAAGAACTCAAAGACCTGATTCTTCTCCTGGCCAGCAACGAGCGGTTAGGCGTCGGTTGTATCTGTCAATAGACACAGATTCTGATTAA
- the LOC121997448 gene encoding importin subunit alpha-2-like isoform X1 has product MADDDVPQPSSQYRREAFKASAVHNTSAQRRRQLAVAVGKEKREALIRAKRLCREAFFEDNEVSLERDMDTDEEKTILDAQTSQTVDDLKSALTYHGKGATQKKVETLRELRRLLSKSEVPPVKAALQAGVIPLLVQCLAFGSPDEQLLEAAWCLTNIAAGDPEETKSLMPALPLLVAHIGEKSLVAIAEQCAWALGNVAGEGEELRNILLAQGALLPLARLMMSDKGSTARTAAWALSNLLKGPHPKAASELIKIKGVIDAIVQHLRKEDDELVTEVAWVVVYLSALSEVAVGLLLKNDVAQLLVGKLAASESLQLLIPVLRSLGNLVAADGYMTDKILIVGYNITEQLLSGLIKCLKNEHRVLKKEAAWVLSNIAAGSIKHKELIYSSEAMPLLIHLLLNATFDIRKEVAYTLGNLCVAPSKDLEQPSIIVHHLVSLIEHGCLPGFVHLVRSVDIQSARLGLQFLELVMRGMPNGEGLKLVEEDGIDAMERFQFHENEEIRNMANGLIDKYFGEDYGLDE; this is encoded by the exons ATGGCCGATGATGACGTCCCCCAACCATCTTCCCAGTACCGTCGAGAAGCGTTCAAGGCCTCAG CAGTACATAATACTTCTGCACAACGGAGGCGGCAACTTGCAGTTGCAGTAGGAAAAGAGAAACGAGAGGCCTTGATACGGGCAAAACGCTTGTGCCGAGAAGCATTTTTTGAAGATAATGAAGTTTCATTGGAAAGGGACATGGACACTGATGAGGAAAAAACAATTTTGGATGCTCAAACTTCTCAAACTGTGGATGATCTAAAATCTGCACTGACATACCA TGGAAAGGGAGCTACACAAAAAAAGGTGGAAACGTTACGTGAGCTGAGGCGGCTGTTATCGAAATCTGAAGTCCCTCCTGTCAAAGCAGCTCTCCAAGCTGGAGTCATTCCTCTCCTGGTGCAGTGCTTAGCTTTTGGCTCACCAGATGAACAG TTGCTTGAGGCAGCTTGGTGTCTTACTAATATAGCTGCTGGGGACCCAGAAGAAACAAAGTCGTTAATGCCCGCACTTCCTTTGCTTGTTGCTCACATCGGAG AGAAGAGTTTGGTGGCCATTGCTGAGCAGTGTGCTTGGGCTTTGGGAAATGTTGCCGGTGAAGGAGAAGAGCTGAGAAATATTTTACTTGCACAAGGAGCTCTATTACCTCTTGCACGTTTAATGATGTCTGATAAAGGTTCCACTGCAAGGACAGCTGCATGGGCGTTATCGAATCTCCTTAAG GGACCCCATCCTAAAGCTGCATCAGAACTGATAAAAATCAAGGGGGTAATTGATGCAATTGTGCAACACCTAAGGAAAGA GGATGATGAGTTGGTGACTGAAGTAGCATGGGTGGTTGTTTATCTGTCAGCCCTTTCAGAAGTGGCTGTTGGTTTACTATTAAAGAATGATGTTGCTCAACTCCTAGTCGGAAAGTTAGCTGCATCTGAGAGTTTGCAGTTGCTAATTCCG GTGCTTCGCAGTTTGGGTAATCTTGTAGCTGCTGATGGCTATATGACAGACAAGATCCTAATTGTTGGATATAACATCACAG AACAATTATTATCTGGGTTgataaaatgtttgaaaaacgaGCATCGGGTCTTGAAAAAG GAAGCTGCATGGGTTCTATCTAACATAGCAGCAGGATCTATCAAGCACAAGGAGTTGATCTATTCTAGTGAGGCAATGCCTTTATTGATTCATCTTCTATTAAATGCAACATTTGATATCAGAAAAGAAGTAGCATATACTCTTGGAAACCTATGTGTTGCCCCCTCAAAGGATTTAGAACAGCCAAGCATAATTGTGcaccacctggtttcactcatagAACATGGATGCCTTCCTGGCTTTGTGCATTTGGTTCGATCTGTGGATATTCAAAGTGCAAGATTGGGACTTCAGTTTTTGGAACTG GTTATGAGGGGAATGCCAAATGGTGAAGGCCTAAAACTCGTCGAGGAGGATGGAATCGACGCAATGGAACGATTCCAGTTTCACGAGAATGAAGAGATCAGGAACATGGCTAATGGTCTAATCGACAAGTATTTTGGTGAGGACTATGGCCTCGATGAGTAA
- the LOC121997448 gene encoding importin subunit alpha-2-like isoform X3 → MDTDEEKTILDAQTSQTVDDLKSALTYHGKGATQKKVETLRELRRLLSKSEVPPVKAALQAGVIPLLVQCLAFGSPDEQLLEAAWCLTNIAAGDPEETKSLMPALPLLVAHIGEKSLVAIAEQCAWALGNVAGEGEELRNILLAQGALLPLARLMMSDKGSTARTAAWALSNLLKGPHPKAASELIKIKGVIDAIVQHLRKEDDELVTEVAWVVVYLSALSEVAVGLLLKNDVAQLLVGKLAASESLQLLIPVLRSLGNLVAADGYMTDKILIVGYNITEQLLSGLIKCLKNEHRVLKKEAAWVLSNIAAGSIKHKELIYSSEAMPLLIHLLLNATFDIRKEVAYTLGNLCVAPSKDLEQPSIIVHHLVSLIEHGCLPGFVHLVRSVDIQSARLGLQFLELVMRGMPNGEGLKLVEEDGIDAMERFQFHENEEIRNMANGLIDKYFGEDYGLDE, encoded by the exons ATGGACACTGATGAGGAAAAAACAATTTTGGATGCTCAAACTTCTCAAACTGTGGATGATCTAAAATCTGCACTGACATACCA TGGAAAGGGAGCTACACAAAAAAAGGTGGAAACGTTACGTGAGCTGAGGCGGCTGTTATCGAAATCTGAAGTCCCTCCTGTCAAAGCAGCTCTCCAAGCTGGAGTCATTCCTCTCCTGGTGCAGTGCTTAGCTTTTGGCTCACCAGATGAACAG TTGCTTGAGGCAGCTTGGTGTCTTACTAATATAGCTGCTGGGGACCCAGAAGAAACAAAGTCGTTAATGCCCGCACTTCCTTTGCTTGTTGCTCACATCGGAG AGAAGAGTTTGGTGGCCATTGCTGAGCAGTGTGCTTGGGCTTTGGGAAATGTTGCCGGTGAAGGAGAAGAGCTGAGAAATATTTTACTTGCACAAGGAGCTCTATTACCTCTTGCACGTTTAATGATGTCTGATAAAGGTTCCACTGCAAGGACAGCTGCATGGGCGTTATCGAATCTCCTTAAG GGACCCCATCCTAAAGCTGCATCAGAACTGATAAAAATCAAGGGGGTAATTGATGCAATTGTGCAACACCTAAGGAAAGA GGATGATGAGTTGGTGACTGAAGTAGCATGGGTGGTTGTTTATCTGTCAGCCCTTTCAGAAGTGGCTGTTGGTTTACTATTAAAGAATGATGTTGCTCAACTCCTAGTCGGAAAGTTAGCTGCATCTGAGAGTTTGCAGTTGCTAATTCCG GTGCTTCGCAGTTTGGGTAATCTTGTAGCTGCTGATGGCTATATGACAGACAAGATCCTAATTGTTGGATATAACATCACAG AACAATTATTATCTGGGTTgataaaatgtttgaaaaacgaGCATCGGGTCTTGAAAAAG GAAGCTGCATGGGTTCTATCTAACATAGCAGCAGGATCTATCAAGCACAAGGAGTTGATCTATTCTAGTGAGGCAATGCCTTTATTGATTCATCTTCTATTAAATGCAACATTTGATATCAGAAAAGAAGTAGCATATACTCTTGGAAACCTATGTGTTGCCCCCTCAAAGGATTTAGAACAGCCAAGCATAATTGTGcaccacctggtttcactcatagAACATGGATGCCTTCCTGGCTTTGTGCATTTGGTTCGATCTGTGGATATTCAAAGTGCAAGATTGGGACTTCAGTTTTTGGAACTG GTTATGAGGGGAATGCCAAATGGTGAAGGCCTAAAACTCGTCGAGGAGGATGGAATCGACGCAATGGAACGATTCCAGTTTCACGAGAATGAAGAGATCAGGAACATGGCTAATGGTCTAATCGACAAGTATTTTGGTGAGGACTATGGCCTCGATGAGTAA
- the LOC121997448 gene encoding importin subunit alpha-2-like isoform X4, which yields MADDDVPQPSSQYRREAFKASAVHNTSAQRRRQLAVAVGKEKREALIRAKRLCREAFFEDNEVSLERDMDTDEEKTILDAQTSQTVDDLKSALTYHGKGATQKKVETLRELRRLLSKSEVPPVKAALQAGVIPLLVQCLAFGSPDEQLLEAAWCLTNIAAGDPEETKSLMPALPLLVAHIGEKSLVAIAEQCAWALGNVAGEGEELRNILLAQGALLPLARLMMSDKGSTARTAAWALSNLLKGPHPKAASELIKIKGVIDAIVQHLRKEDDELVTEVAWVVVYLSALSEVAVGLLLKNDVAQLLVGKLAASESLQLLIPVLRSLGNLVAADGYMTDKILIVGYNITEQLLSGLIKCLKNEHRVLKKVMRGMPNGEGLKLVEEDGIDAMERFQFHENEEIRNMANGLIDKYFGEDYGLDE from the exons ATGGCCGATGATGACGTCCCCCAACCATCTTCCCAGTACCGTCGAGAAGCGTTCAAGGCCTCAG CAGTACATAATACTTCTGCACAACGGAGGCGGCAACTTGCAGTTGCAGTAGGAAAAGAGAAACGAGAGGCCTTGATACGGGCAAAACGCTTGTGCCGAGAAGCATTTTTTGAAGATAATGAAGTTTCATTGGAAAGGGACATGGACACTGATGAGGAAAAAACAATTTTGGATGCTCAAACTTCTCAAACTGTGGATGATCTAAAATCTGCACTGACATACCA TGGAAAGGGAGCTACACAAAAAAAGGTGGAAACGTTACGTGAGCTGAGGCGGCTGTTATCGAAATCTGAAGTCCCTCCTGTCAAAGCAGCTCTCCAAGCTGGAGTCATTCCTCTCCTGGTGCAGTGCTTAGCTTTTGGCTCACCAGATGAACAG TTGCTTGAGGCAGCTTGGTGTCTTACTAATATAGCTGCTGGGGACCCAGAAGAAACAAAGTCGTTAATGCCCGCACTTCCTTTGCTTGTTGCTCACATCGGAG AGAAGAGTTTGGTGGCCATTGCTGAGCAGTGTGCTTGGGCTTTGGGAAATGTTGCCGGTGAAGGAGAAGAGCTGAGAAATATTTTACTTGCACAAGGAGCTCTATTACCTCTTGCACGTTTAATGATGTCTGATAAAGGTTCCACTGCAAGGACAGCTGCATGGGCGTTATCGAATCTCCTTAAG GGACCCCATCCTAAAGCTGCATCAGAACTGATAAAAATCAAGGGGGTAATTGATGCAATTGTGCAACACCTAAGGAAAGA GGATGATGAGTTGGTGACTGAAGTAGCATGGGTGGTTGTTTATCTGTCAGCCCTTTCAGAAGTGGCTGTTGGTTTACTATTAAAGAATGATGTTGCTCAACTCCTAGTCGGAAAGTTAGCTGCATCTGAGAGTTTGCAGTTGCTAATTCCG GTGCTTCGCAGTTTGGGTAATCTTGTAGCTGCTGATGGCTATATGACAGACAAGATCCTAATTGTTGGATATAACATCACAG AACAATTATTATCTGGGTTgataaaatgtttgaaaaacgaGCATCGGGTCTTGAAAAAG GTTATGAGGGGAATGCCAAATGGTGAAGGCCTAAAACTCGTCGAGGAGGATGGAATCGACGCAATGGAACGATTCCAGTTTCACGAGAATGAAGAGATCAGGAACATGGCTAATGGTCTAATCGACAAGTATTTTGGTGAGGACTATGGCCTCGATGAGTAA
- the LOC121997450 gene encoding 60S ribosomal protein L13a-4-like, whose amino-acid sequence MVSGSGLCTGRVVVDARHHMLGRLASILAKELLNGQRVVVVRCEEICLSGGLVRQKMKYLRFLRKRMNTKPSHGPIHFRAPSKILWRTIRGMIPHKTKRGAAALARLKAYEGVPPPYDKKKRKVVPDALKVLRLRPGHRYCLLGHLSSEVGWNHYDTIKELEEKRKERAKVSYERRKQLQKLRAKAEKATDDDEELGSQLNILAPLKY is encoded by the exons ATGGTGTCTGGGTCGGGCCTGTGCACGGGGCGGGTGGTGGTCGATGCCCGACACCACATGCTGGGTCGGTTGGCGTCGATCCTGGCGAAGGAGCTGCTCAATGGGCAGCGTGTCGTCGTCGTTCGCTGCGAGGAGATCTGCCTCTCCGGTGGTCTAGTCCGCCAGAAGATGAAGTATCTCCGTTTCCTCCGCAAGCGCATGAATACCAAGCCGTCTCACGGCCCTATCCACTTCCGCGCCCCTTCCAAGATCCTCTGGCGTACCATACGCGG GATGATTCCCCATAAAACCAAGCGCGGTGCTGCTGCACTGGCAAGGCTCAAGGCCTATGAAGGGGTGCCGCCGCCATAcgacaagaagaagagaaaggttgTTCCGGACGCCCTCAA GGTGTTGAGGCTTCGACCTGGACATAGGTATTGCTTGCTTGGTCATCTCTCATCAGAGGTTGGATGGAATCACTACGACACTATTAAG GAattagaggagaagaggaaagaaagggccaagGTGTCTTATGAGAGGCGAAAGCAGCTTCAGAAGCTTCGTGCCAAGGCAGAGAAGGCAACCGACGACGACGAGGAGCTTGGTTCTCAGCTTAACATCCTTGCTCCATTGAAGTATTGA
- the LOC121997448 gene encoding importin subunit alpha-2-like isoform X2: MADDDVPQPSSQYRREAFKASVHNTSAQRRRQLAVAVGKEKREALIRAKRLCREAFFEDNEVSLERDMDTDEEKTILDAQTSQTVDDLKSALTYHGKGATQKKVETLRELRRLLSKSEVPPVKAALQAGVIPLLVQCLAFGSPDEQLLEAAWCLTNIAAGDPEETKSLMPALPLLVAHIGEKSLVAIAEQCAWALGNVAGEGEELRNILLAQGALLPLARLMMSDKGSTARTAAWALSNLLKGPHPKAASELIKIKGVIDAIVQHLRKEDDELVTEVAWVVVYLSALSEVAVGLLLKNDVAQLLVGKLAASESLQLLIPVLRSLGNLVAADGYMTDKILIVGYNITEQLLSGLIKCLKNEHRVLKKEAAWVLSNIAAGSIKHKELIYSSEAMPLLIHLLLNATFDIRKEVAYTLGNLCVAPSKDLEQPSIIVHHLVSLIEHGCLPGFVHLVRSVDIQSARLGLQFLELVMRGMPNGEGLKLVEEDGIDAMERFQFHENEEIRNMANGLIDKYFGEDYGLDE; this comes from the exons ATGGCCGATGATGACGTCCCCCAACCATCTTCCCAGTACCGTCGAGAAGCGTTCAAGGCCTCAG TACATAATACTTCTGCACAACGGAGGCGGCAACTTGCAGTTGCAGTAGGAAAAGAGAAACGAGAGGCCTTGATACGGGCAAAACGCTTGTGCCGAGAAGCATTTTTTGAAGATAATGAAGTTTCATTGGAAAGGGACATGGACACTGATGAGGAAAAAACAATTTTGGATGCTCAAACTTCTCAAACTGTGGATGATCTAAAATCTGCACTGACATACCA TGGAAAGGGAGCTACACAAAAAAAGGTGGAAACGTTACGTGAGCTGAGGCGGCTGTTATCGAAATCTGAAGTCCCTCCTGTCAAAGCAGCTCTCCAAGCTGGAGTCATTCCTCTCCTGGTGCAGTGCTTAGCTTTTGGCTCACCAGATGAACAG TTGCTTGAGGCAGCTTGGTGTCTTACTAATATAGCTGCTGGGGACCCAGAAGAAACAAAGTCGTTAATGCCCGCACTTCCTTTGCTTGTTGCTCACATCGGAG AGAAGAGTTTGGTGGCCATTGCTGAGCAGTGTGCTTGGGCTTTGGGAAATGTTGCCGGTGAAGGAGAAGAGCTGAGAAATATTTTACTTGCACAAGGAGCTCTATTACCTCTTGCACGTTTAATGATGTCTGATAAAGGTTCCACTGCAAGGACAGCTGCATGGGCGTTATCGAATCTCCTTAAG GGACCCCATCCTAAAGCTGCATCAGAACTGATAAAAATCAAGGGGGTAATTGATGCAATTGTGCAACACCTAAGGAAAGA GGATGATGAGTTGGTGACTGAAGTAGCATGGGTGGTTGTTTATCTGTCAGCCCTTTCAGAAGTGGCTGTTGGTTTACTATTAAAGAATGATGTTGCTCAACTCCTAGTCGGAAAGTTAGCTGCATCTGAGAGTTTGCAGTTGCTAATTCCG GTGCTTCGCAGTTTGGGTAATCTTGTAGCTGCTGATGGCTATATGACAGACAAGATCCTAATTGTTGGATATAACATCACAG AACAATTATTATCTGGGTTgataaaatgtttgaaaaacgaGCATCGGGTCTTGAAAAAG GAAGCTGCATGGGTTCTATCTAACATAGCAGCAGGATCTATCAAGCACAAGGAGTTGATCTATTCTAGTGAGGCAATGCCTTTATTGATTCATCTTCTATTAAATGCAACATTTGATATCAGAAAAGAAGTAGCATATACTCTTGGAAACCTATGTGTTGCCCCCTCAAAGGATTTAGAACAGCCAAGCATAATTGTGcaccacctggtttcactcatagAACATGGATGCCTTCCTGGCTTTGTGCATTTGGTTCGATCTGTGGATATTCAAAGTGCAAGATTGGGACTTCAGTTTTTGGAACTG GTTATGAGGGGAATGCCAAATGGTGAAGGCCTAAAACTCGTCGAGGAGGATGGAATCGACGCAATGGAACGATTCCAGTTTCACGAGAATGAAGAGATCAGGAACATGGCTAATGGTCTAATCGACAAGTATTTTGGTGAGGACTATGGCCTCGATGAGTAA